A region from the Saccharomonospora azurea NA-128 genome encodes:
- a CDS encoding cation-translocating P-type ATPase, with protein sequence GLGAVVGASATPFLGLRNGVALGLATLPKSVETSRAAFGSALGTAIARRGAIVMERSALRKMDTIDVVVVDTKGLRTGSWAMSALVPVGGADRKTIAEVAWRLFSSADPDGTAEEGEWWLGPIDGRELTGPHGAEEVAAVRRQGVDQVLGLGRGRRLQAVAGLSPESLPNTELLSVTAQRSGVPVHETDDPRTTVRELQESGHRVLVVSNSRRALSVADCGVGVYAHGERPPWGAHVLVGADLVTAAVLIEAVGVMKTVTTHSIRIAQASSAVGMISVLRGGVTNPTTRAQRPLNAGAAIALFNARRHALRLREPSRAEAVGSRAMPWHMMPVSAVRDRLGCGESGLSEAEVRRRAAAVRRPSSGGTTLGSAFMAELANPLTPVMAGGAAVAAAVGSPVDAALVVAVVGLSALIGGLQQVRAERELAELLSRSAVGAVVVREGQERTLTADELVPGDLVVLTAGDVVPADCRLVESSGLEVDESSLTGESLPVAKDAAPVVASEVAERSSMVYEGTTVAAGRATAAVVAVGDDTEAGRSMAIAREGAPTTGVESRLTELTEKSLPLAAGSAAAVAGAGLLRGVPLRDSLGAAVNLAIASVPEGLPFMVNAAQLAAARRLAEHRALVRNPRSIEALGRVDVLCFDKTGTLTEGRLTVSEIDDGRAASQPKSFERDTSLRTVLAAALRATPHADSPEELRHATDRAVAEAGARWGVARNATATGASGWEELATMPFESSRGLHATLGRTHEGLLLSVKGAPEEVLSRCEVGGKARKRLAGRVRELAGSGRRVLAVAERPLDEPIDLENLDEVQGLTFRGFLAIADPVRDSAAPAAAKLREAGVQIVMLTGDHPATGGAIAAEINGHHDLKIVTGADLDELDDDGLRALLPGVDVIARCTPAHKVRIVEAYRALGKTVAMTGDGANDAPAIRLADVGIALGGRGTPAARAAADLVVTDDRLETIIAALVEGRAMWASVRLALGVLLGGNLGEMAFTILGSVVTGRSPLNARQLLLVNMLTDLAPSMAIALRRPDDSSVEDSLREGPESSLGRRLYRDIGVRAGTTAVGATAAWTLARFTGRRRRAGTVGLAALVATQLGQTLVTGRRNPSVVLAGVGSAAVLAAVIQTPGLSHFFGCTPLGPLGWGIALGSATAATATGAIAGLN encoded by the coding sequence TGGGCCTCGGCGCCGTCGTGGGGGCGTCGGCGACACCGTTCCTGGGGCTGCGCAACGGGGTGGCGCTCGGGCTCGCGACCCTGCCGAAGTCCGTCGAGACGAGCAGGGCGGCCTTCGGCAGTGCGCTCGGCACGGCGATCGCCCGGCGTGGCGCGATCGTCATGGAACGCTCGGCATTGCGGAAGATGGACACCATCGACGTCGTCGTCGTCGACACGAAGGGGTTGCGGACCGGCTCGTGGGCGATGTCGGCTCTGGTGCCCGTGGGCGGAGCCGACAGGAAGACGATCGCCGAGGTGGCGTGGCGGCTGTTCTCGTCGGCCGACCCCGACGGCACGGCGGAGGAGGGCGAGTGGTGGCTCGGGCCGATCGACGGCCGCGAGCTCACGGGGCCGCACGGTGCGGAGGAGGTCGCCGCGGTCCGCCGCCAGGGTGTGGACCAGGTGCTGGGACTCGGTCGTGGCCGGCGGTTGCAGGCGGTGGCCGGGCTGAGCCCGGAGTCGCTGCCGAACACCGAACTGCTCTCCGTGACCGCACAGCGCAGCGGCGTTCCCGTCCACGAGACCGACGATCCCCGCACGACCGTGCGCGAGTTGCAGGAGAGCGGCCACCGGGTGCTGGTGGTCTCGAACTCCCGGCGAGCGTTGTCCGTGGCCGACTGCGGTGTGGGGGTGTACGCGCACGGGGAGCGGCCGCCGTGGGGCGCGCACGTCCTGGTGGGGGCCGATCTCGTCACCGCCGCGGTGCTGATCGAGGCCGTCGGGGTCATGAAGACGGTGACGACCCACAGCATCCGCATCGCCCAGGCGTCGTCCGCGGTGGGCATGATCTCGGTGCTGCGGGGCGGGGTCACGAACCCGACCACGCGTGCGCAACGGCCGTTGAACGCGGGTGCGGCCATCGCGTTGTTCAACGCGCGGCGCCACGCGTTGCGCCTGAGGGAGCCGAGCCGTGCGGAGGCGGTCGGATCCAGGGCGATGCCGTGGCACATGATGCCCGTGTCCGCGGTGCGCGACCGGCTCGGCTGCGGTGAGTCCGGACTGAGCGAGGCGGAGGTCCGGCGCCGAGCCGCCGCGGTGAGGAGGCCGAGCTCCGGTGGGACGACCCTGGGCAGCGCGTTCATGGCCGAGTTGGCGAACCCCCTCACGCCGGTCATGGCCGGAGGCGCGGCGGTCGCCGCGGCGGTGGGCTCGCCCGTGGACGCGGCACTCGTCGTGGCCGTCGTCGGGCTCTCCGCGTTGATCGGCGGTCTGCAGCAGGTGCGCGCGGAGCGGGAGCTGGCCGAGCTGTTGAGCCGGTCGGCGGTGGGTGCCGTGGTCGTGCGGGAGGGCCAGGAGCGCACCCTCACCGCCGACGAACTCGTGCCCGGCGACCTGGTGGTGCTGACGGCGGGCGACGTGGTGCCCGCGGACTGCAGGCTCGTGGAGTCCTCGGGGCTGGAGGTCGACGAGTCGTCGCTGACCGGAGAGTCGCTGCCCGTGGCCAAGGACGCCGCACCCGTCGTGGCGTCGGAGGTCGCGGAGCGGTCGTCGATGGTCTACGAGGGCACGACCGTGGCCGCGGGCCGGGCCACCGCGGCGGTGGTGGCCGTCGGCGACGACACCGAGGCCGGGCGCAGCATGGCCATCGCGCGCGAGGGTGCCCCCACCACCGGTGTGGAGTCACGGCTGACCGAGCTGACCGAGAAGAGCCTGCCCCTCGCCGCGGGGTCGGCGGCGGCGGTGGCGGGAGCCGGGCTCCTGCGGGGTGTCCCCCTGCGCGACAGCCTGGGCGCGGCGGTCAACCTCGCGATCGCGTCGGTCCCGGAGGGACTGCCGTTCATGGTCAACGCCGCGCAACTGGCGGCGGCGCGGAGGCTGGCCGAACACCGCGCTCTGGTGCGCAATCCGCGCAGCATCGAGGCGCTCGGCCGCGTCGACGTCCTCTGCTTCGACAAGACGGGAACGCTCACGGAGGGGCGGCTCACCGTCAGCGAGATCGACGACGGGCGCGCGGCGTCCCAGCCGAAGTCCTTCGAGCGGGACACGTCGTTGCGCACCGTGCTCGCGGCGGCGTTGCGTGCCACGCCGCACGCCGACTCGCCCGAGGAACTGCGGCATGCCACCGACCGGGCGGTCGCCGAAGCCGGGGCGCGGTGGGGCGTGGCCCGCAACGCCACCGCCACCGGTGCCTCCGGGTGGGAGGAGCTCGCCACCATGCCGTTCGAGTCGTCGCGCGGCCTGCACGCGACTCTCGGCCGCACCCACGAGGGTCTGCTGCTCAGCGTCAAAGGTGCTCCGGAAGAGGTGCTGTCCCGCTGCGAGGTCGGGGGCAAGGCACGCAAACGCCTCGCCGGGCGGGTTCGCGAGCTGGCCGGTTCCGGCCGGCGCGTGCTCGCCGTCGCGGAACGACCGCTGGACGAGCCGATCGACCTGGAGAACCTCGACGAGGTGCAAGGGTTGACGTTCCGGGGTTTCCTCGCGATCGCCGATCCGGTCCGCGACAGCGCCGCCCCGGCCGCGGCCAAGCTCCGTGAAGCGGGCGTGCAGATCGTGATGCTCACCGGCGATCACCCCGCGACGGGCGGCGCGATCGCCGCGGAGATCAACGGGCACCACGACCTCAAGATCGTCACCGGTGCGGACCTCGACGAGCTGGACGACGACGGGCTGCGCGCGCTGCTTCCCGGTGTCGACGTGATCGCCCGCTGCACACCGGCCCACAAGGTGCGCATCGTCGAGGCGTATCGGGCGCTGGGCAAGACGGTGGCGATGACGGGTGACGGGGCCAACGACGCGCCCGCCATCCGGCTGGCCGACGTCGGGATCGCGCTGGGAGGGCGCGGCACACCCGCCGCGCGCGCCGCCGCCGACCTCGTCGTCACCGACGACCGCCTCGAAACGATCATCGCGGCGCTGGTGGAGGGCCGCGCGATGTGGGCGTCGGTGCGCCTGGCCCTGGGGGTGCTGCTCGGCGGCAACCTCGGCGAGATGGCCTTCACGATCCTCGGCTCGGTCGTGACCGGACGCTCGCCGCTCAACGCCCGCCAGCTGCTGCTCGTGAACATGCTGACCGACCTCGCGCCGTCGATGGCGATCGCGCTGCGCCGACCCGACGACAGCAGCGTGGAGGACTCGTTGCGGGAAGGTCCGGAGAGTTCGCTGGGCAGGCGGCTCTACCGGGACATCGGGGTGCGCGCGGGCACGACCGCGGTGGGCGCGACGGCGGCGTGGACCCTGGCCCGGTTCACCGGACGCCGGCGCAGGGCGGGCACCGTGGGGCTCGCCGCGCTCGTGGCGACCCAGCTCGGGCAGACGCTCGTGACCGGCCGTCGCAATCCCTCGGTGGTGCTCGCCGGGGTCGGCTCCGCCGCCGTGCTGGCGGCGGTGATCCAGACACCCGGGCTGAGCCACTTCTTCGGGT
- a CDS encoding tartrate dehydrogenase, protein MIAPVRTYDIATIPGDGIGVDVTLEARRVLDAAAERHGFALRWTEFDYSCERYSTTGAMMPEDGVATLSRFDSILLGAVGFPGVPDHVSLWGLLIPLRRAFSQYVNLRPVRLLPGTTSVLAGRTADELEMVIVRENSEGEYSTLGGRHNQGQPGEFVLQESVFTRVGVERIIRYAFELARTRSRRVCSATKSNGIIHTMPFWDEIFELVAAEYPDVAAEQCHIDALAARMVQQPDRLDVVVASNLFGDILSDLAAAVTGGLGMAPSGNINPERTHPSMFEAVHGSAPDIAGKGIANPVAQILAGAMMLDHLGESEAARSVDGAVEKVLSEGRVATPDLGGTATTEDLGTAISEAL, encoded by the coding sequence GTGATCGCGCCGGTGAGGACCTACGACATCGCGACCATTCCCGGCGACGGCATCGGTGTCGACGTCACCCTGGAGGCGCGCAGGGTGCTCGACGCCGCCGCGGAACGCCACGGTTTCGCACTGCGCTGGACCGAGTTCGACTACAGCTGCGAGCGCTACAGCACGACGGGCGCGATGATGCCCGAGGACGGTGTGGCGACGCTGTCCCGGTTCGACTCGATCCTGCTGGGTGCCGTCGGGTTTCCCGGGGTGCCGGACCACGTGTCGCTGTGGGGGTTGCTCATCCCGTTGCGGCGCGCGTTCTCGCAGTACGTCAACCTCCGGCCGGTGCGGCTGCTTCCCGGCACCACATCCGTGCTCGCGGGGCGGACGGCCGACGAGCTGGAGATGGTGATCGTCCGCGAGAACTCGGAGGGCGAGTACTCCACTCTCGGCGGCAGGCACAACCAGGGGCAACCCGGCGAGTTCGTGCTGCAGGAGTCGGTGTTCACCCGCGTCGGGGTGGAGCGCATCATCCGGTACGCGTTCGAGCTGGCCCGTACCCGTTCGCGTCGCGTGTGCTCGGCGACGAAGTCCAACGGCATCATCCACACGATGCCGTTCTGGGACGAGATCTTCGAGCTCGTCGCGGCCGAGTATCCCGACGTGGCCGCGGAGCAGTGCCACATCGACGCCCTCGCCGCCAGGATGGTGCAGCAGCCCGACCGGCTCGACGTCGTCGTGGCGTCGAACCTGTTCGGCGACATCCTGAGCGACCTCGCCGCCGCCGTCACGGGTGGGCTGGGCATGGCGCCGTCCGGCAACATCAACCCGGAACGCACCCACCCGTCGATGTTCGAGGCCGTGCACGGCAGTGCCCCGGACATCGCCGGCAAGGGCATCGCGAATCCGGTGGCGCAGATCCTGGCGGGCGCGATGATGCTCGACCATCTCGGTGAGTCGGAGGCCGCCCGATCGGTCGACGGCGCCGTCGAGAAGGTGCTGTCCGAGGGGCGGGTGGCGACTCCCGACCTCGGTGGCACGGCGACCACGGAGGACCTCGGCACGGCGATCTCCGAGGCGCTCTGA